The DNA region CACGATAGCACCCGCGATCCAGGCGATGACCCAGAAGGCGATGAAGATGATGTTGATGCCGAACAGGCGAAGCTCGTCCGCGCCGAAGCGCAGCGGAATGCCGCCCTTGACCTCGTCGCGCGTCAGCAGGCGCAGCCACGCCCCCTGGATGGAGAGCGCGAACATGATGGCGAGGAGAACTCCGAGCAGGCCGAGAAGCCCGACCGAGCCAACCGCGGTCAGCGCCTGCTGCGCGCTCGGTTCGCGGCCCTCGGCCTCCATCTCGATGAGCATGGAGAGCATCGGCATGAAGGCTGCGATCATGAGCGCGACGATCAGGACATAGCCCACGATCTGGCTGATCGCGATGGCGAGGACGCCGCCGGGCCTGCGGCCGATCGCCTTGAAGAAGAAGAAGGTGGCGGTGACGAAATCGTAGGGCGCTTTGGTCATCTCTCCCCCCGGCGCTGCGTGACCCGTGAAGCTTATCCAAGCCGCGCGGGGAAGTCTTCCCGGTTTCGTGACGCCCCCGCCTTCACGCGCGATACCTGGCGTAGAGCGCGCAGAACAGCGCGGTCAGCGGCGCGGTCAGGAGGATCATCTTCAGCGCGCCGTGGACGAAGGACAGCGCGGCGAAGAGCGCGAGGGGCCCCGTCACCTCCCCCGTCGCGGCCACCATGGACTGCGCCGAGGCTGGGTAGACACCGAAGGCGGCCCCGGCGAGCGCGTTGAAGCCGGCAACGAGGGCGAGGCCCGGGACCAGCAGCGCGCCCGCGCTCGCCGTGATCGCCACGAAGCGCTTCGCCGACAGCGGCCAGACCTGCAGGATGCGGATGCGCCCGGCTTCCAGCGTCGCGGGCACGGCGAGGGAGAGCCGCGCGAACAGCCAGATCGAGAACACGGCAAAGCCCGCGATCAGCACCCCGGCGACGATCCACTCGCCCGGCCCGAACAGGGCGAAGATGTTGATGAAGCCCTCCGGCGGCTCGCTCATGCCGATGCGCTCGGCCCCGATCATGGCGAGCGCGGCGAGCATGAAGGCGAGCACCAGGAGCGCGGTGCCGAGCACCGTGAAGCACAGCACCGCGACCAGCAGCGCCACCCAGACCATGCGCAGCCCGTCCGCGTCGAAGGCGAGGCCGAACGGCCCCGCCTGCGGCAGGCCCAGCGCCGCGCGGCCGTAGCCGGCGAGCGCGGCGGCGAAGGCGAAGAAGGCGGCGAGCGCGACGATCACCCCGCCGAGCGCGGCCCCGGACGACCCCGCCGCGGCGTAGACCGTGAGAAGGCTCTGCACGGTGAAAACGAGGCCATAGAGCCCCGCCCCGGCAAGCACGGTGCGGGCATGGGCGGGGACAAAGCGGAGAGCGGCGCGGATCGCGCCCGGTTCGATGACGGTCATGGCCGCCGATCTAAGGCGAAACCGCGCCCCCGCCAAGCCGGGTGCGGCAACGCGGCCCCCGGACTTGTCCCCGGCGGGGATAGCGGGAAATCGGACTCCTACAACGACTACCGGTCTCCGGATCGCGTGTGGGGGCTGAAAGGCGCGGTAAGAGCCGTTGGAGGTTTTGTCTCGGACGAACGGCATGGGCGAGAGTCGGCTCCCCGCTTCTCCGGGGCTGCGGCGCGTGAGCGCAGGTGCAAGCGAGGCGGTGATTCTATCGTGTCGCACACCGTCGGGGGACAAGATCGGCGGCGCCTCGATCGCGCTACTGCGCTCCGCCCTCCTCCTGCGGCCCCTCCGGGACTCGGCAGAGTCGCAGGTACTCGCCGACCCCCACCTGCAGGGAGGCGCAGGGATCGAGGGCGTAGACATGTACCGGCTGGAAGGAGCGCAGCAGCGCCCCGCTGGCGCGCAGTTCGGCAAGGACAGCCGCGCCGGCAGAGGCCGGATAGGCGTAGAGCAGCTCCGCGCGCCCTGCCGGGACGCGTTCGTCTTCGCCGACCCACAAAGCGACGATCACGCTGCTCGCGCGCTCCGGCTCCCCGATCAGGAGGGCCGGATCGAGGCGGGCCCCGGCGCAGGCGGTGTCGCGTGGCGGGTCCAGATAGGGCGACCGGGCGAAGCGGTAATCCAAGGCGACATATTCACCGGGCTCGGCCTGCGCCTCCGTCACGACCGCCAGCAGGGCGTCGGGCAGCACGTCTGGGAAGGCGTCGGAGACCCGGTCGGCCACGAAGGCGCTGTAGCCGGTCGAGGACGGGCCTTCCTGATGGCCGGCGACAAATCCCATCGCGGCAACGAGCGCCGCATCCTGCCGCCAGGGACAGTCGTCCGCCTCGATCAGGCGCAGCGTCTCGTCGGCGACGTGGCTGACCTCGTGCAGATCGCCGGCGCGCCAGGCCGCCTCGAGCCGGACAAGCCCCTCCCCGATCGTCCCGACCGGGTCTGCGGGTTCGACCGCCGCCGCTGCGAGGCCGAGGGCGAAGGCAAACAGGCCGGCGAACACTCAGCCCTCCAGGATGTATTCGATGGTCGTCATCCGGCATTCCTGGCGCACCGGCTCGCCGCCGACACGGGCCGGATCGAAGCGCCAGCGCTCCACCGCCTCCACGGAGGGCTCGGCGAAGTCGGCAAACGGAATGGAGAACAGCACCTCGATGTCCTGCGTCCGGCCGGTCTCGTCGATCGCGTAGCGGATCACCACGACGCCCTCAGCACCGGCCATGGCCGCGCGCTCAGGATATCGCGGCGGCCTGCGCTCCAGCGCTACGGCGTCGCGATTGGCCGGATCGTCGGCGAGTTCGGCGTCGCCGCGCTCGGCGCACTCCTGATAGCCCTCGCTCTCGCTTTCCACCTCCTCGACCATGCCTTCCCCGGCCAGGCGGCGGAACAGGGCGAGCCGGTCGTCGCTGTCGAGCCGGCCCCGGGCATAGTCCGCCCAGTATCCGAGCCCTGTACGCATCTCCGGATGCGACCCCTCGCGGACCATCCAGGTATGGGCGACCGAGAGCCAGTAGGCCGCGTCCGTATCCTCGCGCCTGGCCGCCGCCAGCGCCCCGAGATAGAAGGAGAGGAGGGCGAAATGGCCTTCCGAGGTGAGGTCGTGATCGGCGAGCGCGTCGAACGCCTGTTGCGCCCGCAGGGCCGCGCCGCGCATCGATCCGTCCCGCCACAGGGCGTGTGCCTGGATGGCGCGGCTTAGGAAGAGCTCGTTGGCGCGCAGGCCGGGATCGATCTCCGTGGCGTTCTGCAACAGGTCGCCGGCCGTGTCGGCGAGCCGGATCGCGCCGCGCGTGTCGCCGGCGCTGAGCGCGGCCGTCGCGGCAAGGCGCCAGGTCTGGCCGATCACACCGGGGCTCTCGCCGATTTCCTGCTGCAGCCGTACGACGGCACGGTAGGCCGATCCCGCCTCCTCGTATCGGCCGAGCGCATCGGCGAGCTGGGCATAGTTGTCGGCGAGCGTTGCGGTCACGACCGGGTCGTAATCGGCCGCCTCGGCCGCCCGCCAGGCCGCGTGGGCGGCCGGCAGCGCACGCTCGTAGTCCTCCGCCTGCATCGCCGCATTGTAGGCCACATAGCTGCGGCGCACATCCTCCGGCAGATCGGACTGGGCGGATGCGGAACCGGCCGCGACGACCAGAGCCACCGCGGCAAGCCACGATCTAAACATGACGTCCTCCTCCCCTGACATGCGAATTAGCAACCAGAAGGCGGGCAGGGTCAAGCGCTGCGCCCCGAACCGGAAGAGCCTTTGAGCCGTCGCGCGAAAACCCCTATATCCCCACCCATGACACATACACCCATACACATCGTCGGCGGCGGCATGGCCGGGTCGGAAGCGGCCTGGCAGGCGGCAGAGGCCGGGGCGAAGGTCGTGCTGCACGAGATGCGGCCCGTGCGGAAGACCGAGGCGCATCAGACCGATGGCCTTGCAGAGCTCGTGTGCTCGAACAGCTTCCGCTCCGACGACGCGGCGACCAATGCGGTCGGCCTCCTGCACGAGGAGATGCGCCGGGCGAACTCGCTGATCATGGCGATGGGCGATGCCCACCAGGTGCCCGCCGGCGGCGCGCTGGCGGTCGACCGCGAGGCGTTCTCGCGCGCGGTGACGCAGAAGCTGGAAGCCCATCCCAATATCGAGATCCGCCGCGAGGAGATCGCCGGCCTGCCCCCGCAAGAGTGGGACAGCGTGATCATCGCGACCGGCCCCCTCACCTCCCCGGCGCTGGCCAAGGCCGTGCACGATCTCACCGGAGAGGGCGAGCTCGCCTTCTTCGACGCGATCGCGCCGATCGTCTATGCCGAGACGATAGACATGGACATTGCCTGGAAGCAGTCGCGCTACGACAAGGGCGACACCGAGGAGGACCGGGCGGCCTATATCAACTGCCCGATGAACCGCGAGCAGTACCAC from Marinicauda algicola includes:
- a CDS encoding energy transducer TonB, coding for MFRSWLAAVALVVAAGSASAQSDLPEDVRRSYVAYNAAMQAEDYERALPAAHAAWRAAEAADYDPVVTATLADNYAQLADALGRYEEAGSAYRAVVRLQQEIGESPGVIGQTWRLAATAALSAGDTRGAIRLADTAGDLLQNATEIDPGLRANELFLSRAIQAHALWRDGSMRGAALRAQQAFDALADHDLTSEGHFALLSFYLGALAAARREDTDAAYWLSVAHTWMVREGSHPEMRTGLGYWADYARGRLDSDDRLALFRRLAGEGMVEEVESESEGYQECAERGDAELADDPANRDAVALERRPPRYPERAAMAGAEGVVVIRYAIDETGRTQDIEVLFSIPFADFAEPSVEAVERWRFDPARVGGEPVRQECRMTTIEYILEG